The genomic DNA gaacaagtgagggagcgcaaagaacatgagggagtgcaaaaaacaaatgagggagcgcaaaaaacaaatgagggagcgcaaaggACAAATGAGGGCGCACAAAGAACatgtgagggagtgcaaagaacaagtgagggagcgcaaagaacaagtaaaGGAGCGCAGAGAACAAGTAAGGTAGCGCAAaaaacaaatgagggagcgcaaagaacaagtaaaggagcgcaaagaacaagtgagggagcgcaaataACAAGTgtgggagcgcaaagaacaagtaaaGGAGCGCAAAGAACATGAGGGAATGCAAAGAACAAATTAAGGAGCGCAAAGAacatgagggagtgcaaagaacaagtaagggagcgcaaagaacaagtgtattttcaaacaataaaatacaatatttttgaatggttaaatcgatattttatttgcttcttaaaaagtgttgttagcTTTATCTTCACttgttttcaaatatttcaagtcGAGTGTATGACAATAATTTTAAAATCTACTAGCATGATGACTTTTTATACTAATCTGCTTTGGGTTCGGTGTGAACGCACGACGACAACATTCAAACGTCCCGGCAACATTCGTGTTTTTAGATCACACACGATACAACGGTGACTCGTTCTGTTCCCTACGGGGGGTTCGAGTTTTATTTGTCATCAGGATTGATGCATCCAAGTTCAGAATCATTCAGTTTTGGCACCTTGAAAGACAttacgctttttttttttttttttttttaaattctcattTACAACAACACAACGCAAAAACCAAAgaacaaggaaaaaaagaacaacgaaagacaaagaaagagactAAGGCTGTGTGAGAGTCCAAAGGAACcgggaaaataaaataaaaaaactcaaTGAAAAGGCAAGATGAGAATTTCTTTCTGTTttaacggaaaaaaaaaaagcattggtACGTTCTCCAAAGATTGTTCTTTTAGTTTCAAGCGTAATGAAGCCCCAGCCCCAATTAcccactcaaaaaaaaagatatattgAAATAGACACAGTACTGTAACATTAATTTCTAGTTTGTCACTCCCACTGCCCTTACATGGTATCATTGTTCAGTTGTTCAAAACATAGGTTCCTTAAAAGCAGATTGGATGATTTTGATTAGCATGCATGTAAattcttaatattttttttttttttggagtcatTTAGCTTCACCTTGCTGGTTGGTAGCCATGTTCTCTTATGCACTACTCGGGGTCTTTGGCAGTAGTGACAATGTCATAGTCCACAGTCTTCTTCAAGTTGGCAGAGAGATCGTCCATTACCCAGAGTTCCCTCTTCACTCGGCCCctttatggagcaaaaaaagcgaaggaaaaaacaaaccaaaaacaaaacggAGGTCAAGTTTTCACCTGGAGTTGACCCTTAACAAAGATGGCCAGAGTTTCCACGGAAGGCCAAAACatttttctctgttgttgttgttgtaaaagaatgttttaatgtgtctaATACTAACCAAATATCAGTTTATCAAGTAGGCTGAAGCCTTGGCCCGTCAGAGCAGCCAGTCACGATGAATCCTCCATCTTGGTTTAGTTTCCATGACGACTTGATTTCCTTTAACTTGTGTGagttacccttttttttttattattccttgTCGATATTTTTGCGCCAGGGAAGTCTAGTCATGATTTATtaacatatatattcatatatttatatataatcaatacatatattaacttatgtgtgtgtgtgtgtgttttttttttccgtttttttttctctgtttgcgGCGTGAATCGCTCCCTGCTAAAATTCCACACCGCAATAATTCACAGTATTAATGCGAATAAAGAAGGAAATTAAAGAAGATACAGCAACTAAAGAAAGGAGTGGGCTTTAAgggaggtcagtgtgtgtgtgtgtgtgtacgtgtgtcagtgtaggtgtgtgtgtgtgtatatgtgctggcgtggggggggggggggcttgtgGGATGGTAGTGTTCTGGTGGGCCCCCAGGTTCAGACTATGGCCCCGTTTTCATCAGACTGAGGAAgagtaaaaaatataaagttcCACTTTAAACGGGCAGTCTGGCCACGCTTCCACAGCCCCCCGAGAAAGACCTACAACCCGCCCTCCCCTACCCTACCTCCCCACccctgactcctccccctcaaATCTTTATAAACATGTTCAAAACTTGTTAAACAATGGTAGATGGGAAAATCatgcatgtttctttttttatgcatttttttctgtttcctttttttaaatacgcCGCGGTTATCTGAAGCGCCGCAGAGCGCTCAGatcttcctctctgctgctcgtcCCTCACTCTCTCCATAAATTTAAGCCCCTGTCtgttccctctctccatctctttacACCGTGTTCTGTCGTTTGCCcccccccctacacacacacatttcctctcatctAATCTAATTGTTTATTTCCAGTGTCCGAGAGCCCTCCTTCAGTTTCATACAGGTGTGGTGCGTCGGTTGGCGGCGTTGCCTGAGTCTTTCAGGTCCTTCTGGATGCAGTTGTGGACCTGCAGGAAGTTGTGGTCCCGCTCCGTGGAGTTATAGGTGGCTGTTGGCGTGCCCGTTTGGCCCTTGGGCAGCGTGTACATGGACAGCTCGGTGGAGGGCAGCGTCCCGAAGGCCTTCAGGCCCACTGGCGACGCCTCGCGGGAGTGCGAGGGATCGGTGGAGCGGGACGAGGAGCGTGAGCGGCGTCGGTAGCGGTAGCGGTAGCTGGGGATGCGCGTGATGGCCGCACCTTGGAGATAGTCAGCGGCCCGCGCCCCCACGCGCAGCTCCCGGTGGCGGTCGATGAACATGTGCACGGCCAGCACGCCCACCATTTCGGCCATGATGAAGGAGAGGGCGCCAAAGTAGAAGGACCAGCCGTAGGAATAGCTGTTTTTCTTGGAGTCACTCTTGGAAGGGTCCCCAGCGTTGGCTGATATGTACACAATGATTCCTATGATGTTGCTCAGGCCTGtgacaaagaaacaagaaagacattaaactaaactaagaaAAGAGTGTAGGCTACCTGATTTTACCGTGGTTACCGTGGTATAGgcaacaaatatttgtttttgctgatCGGTAATTCCattataacctttcagcataatgtaagtcatgtgatctgagagagaagtCGACTTCTGCATCACAGGGAAGTTTAGAGAGAAAGGCCACTCCTATCAGTCTGTATTTACACAGCACTTGTTGAGTCCTGACAACCCCTCAAAGCTGCTATTCACCCACAATTTTACCccttcacccattcatacatgcccgtgtgcagtgcattttctatcacacatctttcatacccattcacacacacagccgtcAACAGAAAACAACCCACGACCTTCCATTTGGAAGACAACTcgttctaccactgagccactatcGCCCCAACTGGCTGTTGTTACTACGCAGTCTATATAATGTCTATggaatatatgtaaatatgaagTCATTGACACAATGATGCTACACATAAAATAGGTTTCTAATAtccaaaatgtgtgtatttcatACTTGATATGATACATGATATATTCACTGGCCAATTTATTAAGCATACCTGTGCAACTACtgttttttaagtgtctttGAAAGCAGCATAGTTCAAGACAATGGTGATTTAAATAGTGACATTTGAACAGTTGTACTTTGATGTTAATACTAGGACTGGACAGATATGATTTAGTTACTTGTTGTATATAAAGTGTGTGCTTCTGTCTATATGCATTTGGTGGGAGGGGCTTAAAACAGAGAGCTTCAATGTGCAGTATATACCGGGGGTGTGTGGACAGGACCAATCAAATAACAGCATTTAATAACCTAGTAACAACAAAGTTTTACATACATTAAATGAAGTATCTTTTATCAACCTGAGATAAATAAGTGCAATTACAACAATATTATGCATACGTTTATCATTTATAAAGATGCAAAACATTTAGGTATACCTACAGTACCATAGCTCAGTTTAAGTGTATGGGCCAGTGCCTATAAGCCAGGGTATGGAGCGTCTGAGTGAATAAGAGGCAGATTGAATACTTTTTTAATCTCGCGAGTGTGTCATCAATAGTTTGTTCACATTTCTGGTGCCGCTAACAGATGTCCTTCACAAATGCGACTGCGACATGATCAATGAGCGCCACTGAGATGAAAACTCAGTTTCAAATAACACAAACTAGATTTGCGTGTACTAACAGCTCTCACGTGAACGGACTCAGATTCATTATGCATTCCTTCCGTcctgtgtttttacacattgcTCAAATTTAAATCTCCTCTTAATCTCCACCTTTTTCActcttcctctcccctctccctctttctctctctctgttttcttcttcatcagccCCTCCGTCACTCTGGCCGCGTGTAAACCAGAATCCACACATGAACGGGCAGACAGACAAAAGGCACAACTGCATAACTGCACGCCAAAATCAGcgataacaacaaaaatacacaaagagtCGGCTAAGCAGTCTGAGGTGTGAGGACTGTTAGGGCCTGATTGAGATGGATCAGATCAGAAGAGTAACAGGGACACCTTATTTTTAGAGTGTAATCCCAGTGGCCTCCTCTTAGCCTAGCaacagggtgagagagagagcgacagacagggaggaagagagcgagagagtgaaaCAGAGAGAACTGGATCTCTCACTTTTGACTCAGAGGGGAACTAGTTATTTAGCGTGGCACAGTAGGCCGTGGCCTAGAACCACGGTACaaacgcacaaaaaaagaaaaacacacaccaaagtgCTCTGACATAATGGAAACCTGCGCTATCTTTGTCTCCCTATTGCTTCATCCTGCGGGGAATGTtgaacactacacacacacacacacacacacacatcagctggTGGTCAGAGGACGCCTTCATGGCCATGgaggtacagtatgtgtccaTTTCAGTGAAATTTGATTTTTTCTATATTTGTTTCTCTCTTCAGCTCTGcctcattttatattattaactTTTACTCAGTCTGTGTTTGCATTAACACCATAAGTGCGTCTTTTTTCCGTGCGACATGTCTTAATCGCTGTTgaattttcacaataaaacatagacgcagtttgacatttaaataaaacaaatttgctCACCAATTTTTTGACTATGTGGGAAATAAAACCGATACAAAACCCATCCCTTAAAGCCAGAGTATGCAACATTTGCCGTTTGTGTCCTTTTAGTCTTGAGTTAgaacatttaaccctttaacaccgagcgtatcgcagacgacgccgtaattacgcgacggtcTGTGCTATCGGAAGAATTCCAGCGCTCGTCAAAGCCAACGCGTGGTTATTACGGTTATTTCACTCAcggctgttgcaggaagctggagaatcagcgtctttgtcaccagggAGGTAGAGAGTTAGAAAAACACCAGATAGTTTCAActttttggactgtttttgcacattgagacaaagactcaaacaaatgttattttaaatgtgatttgtaCTGTTCCAAGTTTCAAATTtgtacaactacaactacagtggTGTTCTTTGAAGTAaacctttttcttcatttaaagctgttaatacactattttaaattcagtaaattgtaaataactgccaaatactgaaagttattctggaaaaatgggcaaaagcactcagttatcagcgtctttgtcaccagagaggaaagagttagaaacacacctgtacatagtttccattttgttggcctgattttggacattgagacaaaacctcaaacaaatgttattttaaatatgtttagaactgttcaaatttcaaatttaacactaaaaatctggtgttcatgtacaactacagtgtttttttttatgttttttttttttttttaaaataaaccttcattttaaattgttaatacacgattttaagataagatagtccctAACATGCggtaaattataaataactgggcaaaatacattttcttttatggttaaaataagtagaaaacattttgaggcttaaatGTTAAAGGGTCAACATCATTCTGCTAACCCCTAAAGAAAgattcaaatttaatttaaaaacaagtcttggaaattcattcattcaattagTGGATCTGGATGTGAATTTGTAAAACTACTAATTTGTTGCAAACTTTCCACGTGTGACTGAAATGTGTCCACAATTTTAAGTCTAACCACACTTTACCTGCAGAGACGAAGAGGATGCCAGCGCTGAGGATGATGTTGTGGCGTGACTTGTAGAACTCGCTGGCGGCGATGCACAGCCCCCCCATGAAGAGCAGGATCACACTCATGATGGGGAAGATGCTGGAGGCTCGTACAGCGcctgcgctcacacacacacacacaaacacacacacaccagggcaAAACATAGTCGTCACCGTTGGGTGCAGGTTCTAATGCTGTTATTaggcttttttaaatgaatcagGAAGTCATCAAAACATAGACGGATGGAAgacatttaagataaagtcaTTAACCCAAATATTTTTTGCTTAATTATTTCAAAAGcacatttcaaaaaacaaccaaggtcGACCAAAGTCACAGCAACTTAAAATCAATAACAATAGaagtaaaatagtgacataataaaatagcaaaaatggtaaaaactacatggaagtgaaggccaaggagaagggggtgggatttaaaatgttcagatTTAACTTCTATGGCTAACttgttccaaagtttaggggcagctacagaaaagtcTTGATTGTCTGAGTTTTTAGTCAGAATTAAGGGGAATTAGAGACTCCAATTAACAATCTCAAACCCACAAACTTATTATTATGAGGTGAGAAGTGCTTCTGTTGTCCTATATTTATACGAGAGTGACTACAAGACTTTTGATTTTTAGTTTCAGCGGCTGACGAGCATCACGATCACAACCATGAGCTGAAGTGAACGTGCTGAGGCATCTTCTCCAGATCCAGAACATCTGTTGTGTTGCTTTTCAAATGACTTGGATCTACAACTGGCAGCACATGTGCGTTCACGCTGAATGCGACACATATTTTTCACACTGCGAAAAACTGcgaagatgcaaaaaaaaatcaagtcgCTTGCTTTTGGGCGCTTGAAACGTTGaagttgcacaaaaaaaaaattgccagCAACTTCACTTAATAGTTTGTATTAAGTCTTTGATTGTGTTGTGTGCGTCAGAAGTTGAGAAGTTGAGTTGTGCACCTCTCTTAGTGTCAGTGGAAGTTTCCAGTGCTTGAAGTGCTAtctttattgttaaaaaaagaacaatatctatcaggCAGTTGATCCACTGTGGAgtcgaaagaagaagaagaagaagaatatctattaaaatatgtttaaaatcgtattatatatatagtattcACTGACTTgttgccacatttgtgtcctggaggaACAGCATCATAAAGGGACAccaaataaaagtttaaagcattgttggaaatgttaaagaGTTGATTTCCGGTATCTTTTAATGACCACAgattttcataatttagtgtttaatgatttagtaatacaaacgtcagccaatcaaatcatgttCAAACTACACAGCCCAACTGGACCCTTCAGACAAGGTTGTTCTCCATGGTGCCAGTGTTTTCCTGTGGTGGACATCACATCTCATCACCATCACtttacattagtaacattagtaactCTTGAAAGCCTCTGCCCTGACAATCCCCCGTCAACACGTATGCGTGTCTCACTCTAGACGAACTTTGTTGGGTTATAACCTGAAATGTGTAATATGAACGTAAGTCACGTGATTCATTAAGAAGTTTAACATTTGGCAATATTTTGTTACAGTTACTCTTGTGTGGTGCTATAGCTTTggcaaaaatgaaatacaatgaGCGGCAGATGTTTGAAGGAATGGAAGAAGCACAATTTACCGTTCTTTGGACCACTTCTTGTTATCATCTTCATATATTTAGTGTCCtatttctttcctcttctcaACTTCTTTTGATTTTGTATCTGTATTGACgatctctccccccctccccccctccatcAAACCCTCCTCCATCGCTCCATCCTTCCAGCCCTCCATCTgtccctgtcctcctcctcctccccgcacctatcagtctgtccatcagctgtctgtctgcttgGCCTCTGCATGCCTGATTTGCTGATTAGCCCTGGGGATGTGAGtgagtatgaatgtgtgtgtgtgtgtgtgtgtgtgtggggacaggTAGGGGTCATCACAGTGACAGTATCgctgtgacagtgtgtgtgtgtgtgtgagcaggtttGTGTGGAATCCAGTGTCACTGGAGGATTTCATGATTTTAAAACTTCCAAAAtaggaaatgtttttaaataatattaaacgATTATATCCATAAAGTCGTGTGAAACACGAAACCCAAACACTTGCCATCTTTGGAAATAGTTGCCAATGGTAGATAGTTTTACATTCTGTACAGtataacatgtttaaatgttacattttggcAAATAAGCTCAAAcctgttatatttatttttttaagtttttaagtttttatgcACTTGGTGTAAAAATTGGTGAAGAAGAAGCAGACCTCAGACCTTATTGCAGGAGATGAGTTTTATGGAGTGTGAGACATTGGCAGATTTGTGGTATTTTTAGGATATTgtggtgtgttttaatgaaaagaaaagaggttAAAACCCCAAATGTTTCCTTTTCCAACTCGTTTTTGTTGTGCCAAAACCCAACCACTGATTATTCTGCCTAAACCTCACCTCAAACCTTAACCAGGAAATAAATATCATCATATTTCCACACATTGGTAGACACGTCAATTATTGTCTGTCTATTTCTAAACATGAACAGCGATGTCATTTGGTCGCACAAATCACTTTGCAGGCACCGCTAATTATGGCAACACAGTTGTCTAAGTTGTTTGTCGTAAGCATCCATCATAATTTCAAACGTTTGACCCGTCGTATTAAACCTTACTCGTCGTGGTTTGGATAATCAGACTAATTTCCCGGCTTGTTTATGACCCGTCTGGTCGTCTGATCGCTCGGGTCCCGCCGTTCAAGGTTAAACTAAGTCATAAAAAACGGGGAAGAAAACTAccaaaaattacatttaagttacagtgtaataaaataaaataagcattTAATTCGTCACCCCAGGGCACCCAAGttaattccatccatccatctatcatccatccatctctctctcgttctctggTGTAGCAGCACCATGATGGCTCCATTCAGTGAAGCAGATCAAATATTAAGGTGACCTCAGTGCTGGCGCTGCACTAAGCTTCCCCTCATCCACCTCCTCCATCCCATTTATCTCCTCGTCTTCACtgacattgacacacacacaggtccacaCAGCTGTCCTTTTAAGAACATGCACTGACGTCCTTTCATTTGGAGCCTAAAAACCAGTTCATGCTCAACCCTAACAAAACCTAACTTAACTGAAGTTCCTTAAGAAATTAGGTTCTGGGCCtccttaggaccaggttttgttctccatgaggaccatTAAGTCAGAAAAGGTCCCCGAGaggtaacaacacacacacgtgcacactcaTCTGTTTTCCAGAGTAAGCAGAAAATGCctcctgacacacacgcacatacacgtGTGTCACACTTGACTGACCACTCACTCAAGGTGAACGATTGACGACTGACGATAAATGGAAataaagtaacattttaaatcaaggaATGTCGGCCTATACGTCATCGTTACTTTAGCTGTTGGTGGACACAAACTCACCATTTAAATCCAAACCACAGCGTTTCATTAACGTGTTCATTTATTAGCgttcatttattaatgttattttattaaaaataacatatatataaaaaaaccagaatggtgaagaaaaataaataaaagcagaagaggaaaaggaagaaaacaccAGTGAAGAGAGAGGACTACAGGTCTCTGAGAAGCTGCTTTGCCACGAGCAAACTCTGCCActctctcactttttttttttccttctctgcaCTTTTTGCTTTCAGCGGAATTTAAAAGGAagcgtttttattttatttatttatttattttttttttttaaccaaaccGTGCTGGCCTCCAGAGTGAGAGCAGAGTGAGAAGATACTGTATCTACAGTGAGGTTTTTGGAGGCAGAGGGGACTGAGAGTGAGGGTCTGACTTCCTGGATGTGGGATGGTCTTTGTAAACTTGCCACTGTGCTTCATACGTATAGTACCATGCTGCAAAATATCAATAATCTTACTGAGTAAAACCTTTTGACAAACATTTACTGCATCTGCTGGATAACTGAGCCCACTGGGACCCATCACGACCTGGAAAATGTTCATGATCGCAACATCCTGCTCAGTTCTACGGCACACGGTAGTGGCCTGATAACACCTGAATGCACTACTTCACTTATTTGTTACAGTTTGGTACAAAGTTAAGTTATGTATGGATGAAGGATGACAATGCATAGGGTTCAGGTCAGGtttaactaaaaataaaaaataaaaaaacgccACAATACTGGTCAGTTTAAGTTtgggcaaaaaacaacaacaaaaaaaacaccagttcaaataaataaataaattggttggcattttattttgtcttgccGAACCAAAATGATGTTACATAATTACATATCTTGATTATAACTTGATAGCGTTTTAACCACATGTGGCAGTTTGAGTAAATAACCATGATGTACGTATATATTGTGGTTATAaatgtggttaagttaagtttagttCAGGTTTGGGCAGAAAGAGCACCACTTGATGCCACGACGCTCGTTGTTACACCCTAACACCAAGCTTGTGACCAACGGACGTAGATGAAAACGTTTCTGTACGCAATCGGATAGACCCACAACTAATCGGACCAGTGATCCAGGTGACGAGTTTTAGGAGATTCTGAAGTTGCAGAGAGAAATTTAAACTTTGGCTGGGTTCATCCAGGCTATGATCCTCATGAAACGCAACTGAGAATGCAGTTTAGCTGCGTAGGAACTCTCGTAGACAGGGTTGCTGCTGTAATCTTATTGAACCTCggtaaataatgaatgaattaaaatcaTGTGGGTTTGTTTATTCTTGAACTCTGTCAGGAATTAGAAGGCATCGCTCGCTGCGTCCACCCCTGTTTTATCAAAACCCACGTATCCTCTTCAGTTGCAGGGAAACTGAGCTCGTCCCAGCTTGTAccgggtaaaaaaaacaacaaaaaaaacaggccaactGTCTGCTAATGCTCAGCATGTAAGTGATTTGTAATACTGTTTCTATGTTTCCCTGTTGGATATGCAGAGTTATTAGTTTACTGACGCTATTTTAAATTAGAAGAGAGAATTAGGAAGGCTTAAAGCACACGCGCCGAAACTATTACCCAGAGGAGTAGGAAGAAGATAATGACGATAATGGCACAGTTGCTCATGATGGCCCTGttaaccatatatatatatatatatataactaggCATTAGCTGATGTTTCATCTCATAAATGCCATATACAGGCAGGTGACATTAAGCAAATGGCTACAGGCAAGTGTTCCCGTGTTAAATTAGATCCTCTTTTATGATTATTTCTCTCTGCACACGTTCACAA from Solea solea chromosome 10, fSolSol10.1, whole genome shotgun sequence includes the following:
- the LOC131467605 gene encoding voltage-dependent calcium channel gamma-2 subunit-like, with protein sequence MGVFDRGVQMLLTTVGAFAAFSLMTIAVGTDYWLYSRGVCKIKSTNENETSKKNEEVMTHSGLWRTCCLEGSFKGMCKQIDHFPEDADYEADASEYFLRAVRASSIFPIMSVILLFMGGLCIAASEFYKSRHNIILSAGILFVSAGLSNIIGIIVYISANAGDPSKSDSKKNSYSYGWSFYFGALSFIMAEMVGVLAVHMFIDRHRELRVGARAADYLQGAAITRIPSYRYRYRRRSRSSSRSTDPSHSREASPVGLKAFGTLPSTELSMYTLPKGQTGTPTATYNSTERDHNFLQVHNCIQKDLKDSGNAANRRTTPV